One Defluviimonas sp. SAOS-178_SWC DNA window includes the following coding sequences:
- a CDS encoding xanthine dehydrogenase family protein molybdopterin-binding subunit has product MVAPTEAEAEDLAEQVFVGIESERAITSIDAALAEGARQVHPEAPGNVMIEGVMRTDGLDAAFREAAHVIELDLRSQRQSAMPMEARGGVADYDRATGRVTLYASVQMPHMLRTGIADVLGIREGDLRVVAPDVGGGFGQKMSLFPEYVALVWAALRLKRKLSWIEDRRENLLASSHSRDQKYTVKGAFNAEGRLLAVDADLCSNVGAFSCYPVTCGVEPMMAFAELPGPYNFCEYGVRARGITTNTSMMAPYRGVARPMLTFTMEQMMDRAATRLGLDPFEIRRRNLITKFPHRSPTGLIYDEGSYLKAMEAAEKLADIPDFRRRQLEARQEGRYLGLGVSVFSERTGYGTPAFAARALDIVVGFESVDCEMDPSGNVTLRIGASPHGQGLKTALAQLVADRLGIAPQAIRVISGDTDATPYGWGTFASRSMVISGGASQLAADKIARRLKEAAAIMLEADPDTITLRDNLASVDGSNRSLAIAEVARALHHQSHRFKGEAGLREHGFYDPSGTFSNAAHLCEVDVDIETGGVTITRFLVVEDAGVLINPLIVDGQISGGVAQGIANALYEEMIYDDHGTLLTASLADYLPPTAHEIPKIEIVHMETISPESMTKAKGVGEGGTIGAPAAVVSAIADALQPFGVTLNTIPSTPDRIRAAIRNAKGK; this is encoded by the coding sequence GTGGTTGCCCCCACGGAGGCAGAGGCGGAAGATCTGGCCGAACAGGTTTTTGTCGGTATCGAGAGTGAACGGGCGATTACTTCGATCGATGCGGCGCTGGCGGAGGGCGCAAGACAGGTTCATCCCGAAGCGCCCGGAAACGTCATGATCGAAGGCGTTATGCGCACCGATGGCCTGGATGCCGCATTCCGCGAGGCTGCCCATGTGATCGAACTCGACCTGCGCTCGCAGCGACAGTCGGCCATGCCGATGGAGGCGCGCGGCGGCGTGGCCGATTATGACCGGGCAACGGGGCGGGTCACACTTTATGCCTCAGTCCAGATGCCACACATGCTGCGCACCGGTATCGCCGATGTGCTTGGCATCCGCGAAGGCGACCTGCGTGTCGTCGCGCCCGATGTGGGCGGCGGTTTCGGGCAGAAGATGTCGCTGTTCCCGGAATATGTCGCGCTGGTCTGGGCGGCGTTGCGGTTGAAACGAAAATTGTCCTGGATCGAGGATCGGCGTGAAAACCTGCTGGCCTCGTCCCATTCGCGCGACCAGAAATACACCGTCAAAGGGGCTTTCAACGCCGAGGGCAGGCTGCTGGCCGTTGACGCCGACCTGTGTTCGAATGTCGGTGCGTTCTCGTGCTATCCGGTCACCTGCGGTGTCGAGCCGATGATGGCCTTTGCCGAATTGCCGGGCCCCTACAATTTCTGCGAATACGGAGTGCGAGCGCGAGGGATCACCACCAATACCTCGATGATGGCCCCTTACCGCGGGGTCGCGCGGCCGATGTTGACCTTCACAATGGAACAGATGATGGATCGCGCGGCGACCCGGTTGGGGCTGGACCCGTTCGAGATCCGCCGCCGGAATCTGATCACGAAGTTTCCTCATCGCTCACCAACGGGACTGATCTATGATGAGGGGTCGTATCTCAAGGCAATGGAGGCTGCCGAGAAGCTGGCCGATATCCCCGATTTCCGCAGGCGGCAGCTAGAGGCGCGCCAGGAAGGCCGCTACCTGGGCCTCGGGGTTTCCGTTTTCTCGGAACGCACCGGATACGGCACGCCGGCCTTTGCGGCCCGCGCGCTGGATATCGTCGTCGGATTTGAAAGCGTCGATTGCGAGATGGACCCTTCGGGCAACGTTACCCTGCGCATCGGCGCGTCGCCGCACGGCCAAGGGCTGAAGACGGCCTTGGCCCAACTTGTCGCCGACCGTCTGGGTATCGCACCTCAGGCAATCCGGGTTATCTCGGGCGACACCGACGCGACCCCTTACGGCTGGGGCACATTTGCCTCTCGATCCATGGTGATATCTGGTGGGGCCAGCCAACTCGCGGCGGACAAGATCGCGCGAAGGCTGAAGGAGGCGGCCGCCATCATGCTGGAGGCTGATCCCGACACGATCACCTTGCGCGACAATCTCGCCAGTGTCGACGGCAGCAACCGTTCGCTGGCGATTGCCGAGGTCGCCCGCGCGCTCCACCATCAGAGCCACCGTTTCAAGGGAGAGGCCGGACTGAGAGAGCATGGATTCTATGACCCGTCCGGAACGTTCTCGAATGCGGCCCATCTGTGCGAAGTCGACGTCGATATCGAAACGGGAGGCGTGACCATCACCCGCTTTCTGGTGGTGGAGGATGCCGGCGTACTGATCAATCCCCTGATCGTGGACGGGCAGATTTCCGGCGGGGTCGCCCAGGGCATCGCCAATGCCCTTTACGAAGAAATGATCTATGACGACCATGGCACTCTGCTTACCGCGTCGCTCGCGGACTACTTGCCGCCGACCGCGCATGAGATCCCGAAGATCGAGATCGTACATATGGAGACGATTTCACCGGAAAGCATGACCAAGGCAAAGGGCGTCGGCGAAGGCGGCACGATCGGCGCACCTGCGGCGGTCGTCAGTGCGATCGCCGATGCGCTGCAACCATTCGGCGTCACTCTGAACACTATCCCCAGCACCCCGGACCGTATTCGCGCGGCAATCCGCAATGCGAAGGGCAAATGA
- a CDS encoding FAD binding domain-containing protein has product MKPAPFSYHRPASLDEAVRSLATHGAVGKIIAGGQSLVPSMNFRLARPDVLIDINNIPEIQGVRVEDDTIVIGSVTRHATFHKPVCDDPVGRMLSKVVQNIAHYPIRQRGTFGGSLCHADPASEWCLVAITLGAEIEIAGQDGTRRVAASEFFRGTFMTAVGETELLARLRLPRLPHGWGSGFYEFSRRKGDFALAMALAMLRLDGDRIIDARLGLGAVSAHSVRLDALEAQLKGQCATDETFSAVAAAAQKMVSPSSDIHGSAEYRRDLTGTVIRRALAAARADCRTGGAA; this is encoded by the coding sequence ATGAAACCTGCTCCGTTCTCGTATCATCGTCCAGCAAGCCTGGACGAAGCCGTAAGATCCCTTGCAACTCACGGGGCGGTTGGAAAGATCATTGCGGGCGGCCAGAGCCTCGTTCCCTCCATGAATTTTCGTCTGGCCAGGCCGGACGTTCTCATCGACATCAACAACATTCCGGAAATTCAAGGCGTTAGGGTTGAAGACGATACCATCGTCATCGGCTCGGTGACACGTCACGCCACCTTCCACAAGCCGGTCTGTGACGATCCGGTGGGTCGGATGTTGAGCAAGGTTGTCCAGAACATCGCCCACTATCCCATCCGCCAGCGTGGCACTTTCGGGGGATCGCTCTGCCACGCGGACCCTGCTTCGGAATGGTGCCTCGTCGCCATAACACTTGGCGCCGAGATCGAAATTGCCGGGCAGGATGGGACCCGCAGGGTCGCCGCCAGCGAATTTTTCCGCGGTACCTTCATGACCGCCGTGGGTGAAACCGAGCTTCTCGCCCGGCTCCGCCTGCCGCGCCTGCCGCACGGTTGGGGCAGCGGGTTCTACGAATTCTCTCGGCGCAAGGGCGACTTTGCCCTGGCAATGGCGCTGGCAATGCTGCGGCTCGATGGTGACAGGATCATCGACGCAAGGCTCGGGTTGGGGGCGGTATCCGCCCATTCCGTGCGGCTGGACGCGCTTGAAGCCCAACTGAAGGGTCAGTGTGCCACCGATGAAACATTTTCCGCAGTCGCGGCTGCGGCTCAGAAAATGGTGTCGCCAAGCTCGGATATTCACGGTTCGGCTGAGTATCGCCGCGACCTGACCGGCACGGTAATCAGGCGCGCGCTTGCCGCCGCGAGGGCCGATTGCCGTACGGGGGGGGCAGCATGA
- a CDS encoding aromatic ring-hydroxylating dioxygenase subunit alpha, protein MLEVLRKYWNPIAKSEDVTKTPLARVMLGEELVVWRGEDGKATVMKDLCIHRGAKFTAGGHVEGNNIVCPYHGWSYGCDGACVKIPSLPANAPIPEKAKTVVYPTREAFGLVWAAQSDSPEPFPAYLEALDKDSKFRMFLVGVWDWKTSAGRMIENAMDFSHFNFVHQGYIELSDGPVIKPYPVERTETGLKFAYDDTHLLREYTLEFPFQIHDSKTIVNPEGGKTWSDQGSGATGDKTILSFIPTPMTETTTRIYVFVTRNHSLDKPDSVFSEGFDAVMEQDRVIVESQRPEKIPTDVKEELHMRVPDQPAINYRRMLRELGLNEAYMP, encoded by the coding sequence ATGCTAGAAGTCCTGAGGAAATACTGGAACCCCATTGCGAAGAGCGAGGACGTCACCAAGACACCGCTGGCGCGGGTGATGCTGGGCGAGGAGCTTGTCGTCTGGCGTGGCGAAGATGGCAAAGCGACGGTAATGAAGGATCTGTGCATCCACCGCGGCGCAAAGTTCACCGCCGGCGGTCACGTCGAGGGCAACAACATTGTCTGCCCTTATCATGGCTGGTCCTATGGCTGCGACGGCGCCTGCGTAAAGATCCCCTCTCTGCCTGCGAACGCTCCGATCCCCGAAAAGGCCAAGACAGTCGTCTATCCGACCCGTGAGGCATTCGGGCTAGTTTGGGCTGCGCAATCCGACAGCCCGGAACCCTTCCCGGCCTATCTTGAGGCACTCGACAAGGATTCCAAGTTCAGGATGTTCCTCGTCGGCGTCTGGGACTGGAAGACATCGGCTGGACGGATGATCGAAAACGCGATGGACTTCTCGCATTTCAACTTCGTTCATCAGGGCTACATCGAACTATCTGACGGTCCGGTGATCAAACCCTACCCGGTGGAGAGAACGGAAACCGGGTTAAAATTCGCCTATGACGATACGCATTTGCTGCGTGAATACACGCTGGAGTTTCCGTTCCAGATCCACGACAGCAAGACCATCGTCAACCCTGAGGGCGGCAAGACTTGGTCCGACCAGGGGTCCGGTGCGACGGGTGACAAGACCATCCTGTCGTTCATCCCGACTCCGATGACCGAGACCACGACGCGAATCTATGTCTTCGTGACGCGAAATCACTCTCTGGACAAACCAGATAGTGTCTTCAGCGAAGGCTTTGATGCGGTGATGGAGCAGGACCGAGTCATTGTCGAAAGTCAGCGGCCGGAGAAGATCCCGACGGATGTGAAGGAAGAGCTTCACATGCGCGTGCCCGACCAGCCCGCGATCAACTACCGCCGGATGCTGCGTGAGCTTGGCTTGAACGAAGCGTACATGCCGTAA
- a CDS encoding CoxG family protein, whose product MKLHKEFTLDRTRSEVWKFFHNVSSVADCLPGAEYLGVNDDGSHTGKMSMKVGPFQAAFEGAAKVAYDEDTHAISMEGKGIDRKGASRGKMTMDCRLIEADTSTKILVDADVQLSGPIAQFGRTGIIEEIASVLISDFVGNVETKMAPTGAAAAEPVGNTRESEARAQPKAPMSASRLLWLAIVGWFRSLFQRRQGMM is encoded by the coding sequence ATGAAGCTGCACAAGGAATTCACACTCGACCGCACGCGGAGTGAGGTCTGGAAATTCTTCCACAACGTTTCTTCCGTGGCCGACTGCCTGCCAGGCGCCGAGTATCTGGGAGTCAATGACGACGGCTCCCATACTGGCAAGATGTCGATGAAGGTTGGGCCATTTCAGGCCGCCTTCGAAGGCGCGGCCAAGGTGGCGTATGACGAAGACACCCATGCGATCAGCATGGAGGGCAAGGGGATTGACCGGAAGGGTGCATCCAGAGGCAAGATGACGATGGATTGCCGCCTGATCGAAGCTGACACCTCGACCAAGATTCTGGTGGATGCTGACGTGCAGCTTTCCGGACCGATCGCGCAATTCGGGCGCACCGGCATCATCGAGGAAATCGCGTCGGTCCTGATTTCGGATTTCGTCGGCAACGTCGAAACGAAAATGGCGCCGACCGGTGCCGCAGCGGCCGAGCCGGTCGGGAACACCCGGGAATCCGAAGCCCGAGCACAACCCAAGGCGCCGATGAGTGCAAGCCGGCTGCTCTGGCTGGCGATCGTGGGCTGGTTCCGGTCGCTCTTCCAGCGACGCCAGGGAATGATGTAG
- a CDS encoding carbon-nitrogen hydrolase family protein, producing MSNAFQVSAVQFGARHLAVEENRRTVEAFVRAEAAHGSRLVVLPELAISGYCLDPQGLPACAEPADGPTAALLRGLSEKLGVVIVCGFCERGPAGELFNSAILVRPGGSDVIYRKLHLFDQEKKIFTPGDLGLVLAETDLGCIGICVCYDLRFVEVARGLSLAGADILAIPTAWVGGFDRVSHDASGYIGQARGALVQANLDQLPMICASQSGGDQGLRLLGSSLIADAHGTCVGGPMGRDDTGSLRATFDIAEIRAARVRSPLVRPREDRRTDVYGLTIGSRRL from the coding sequence ATGAGCAACGCCTTTCAGGTATCAGCCGTCCAATTCGGCGCCAGGCATCTTGCAGTGGAGGAAAACCGCAGGACTGTCGAAGCGTTTGTTCGGGCCGAAGCCGCACACGGTTCGCGACTCGTGGTGCTGCCGGAGCTGGCAATCTCCGGCTATTGCCTCGATCCACAGGGACTGCCCGCCTGCGCCGAGCCGGCGGATGGCCCGACGGCCGCCCTGCTCCGCGGCCTTTCGGAAAAGCTGGGTGTCGTGATCGTCTGCGGCTTCTGCGAACGCGGACCCGCTGGGGAACTCTTCAACTCGGCCATTCTGGTCAGACCCGGTGGCAGTGATGTGATCTATCGCAAGCTGCATCTCTTCGATCAGGAAAAGAAAATATTCACTCCGGGCGATTTGGGGCTGGTTCTGGCCGAGACCGATCTGGGTTGCATCGGGATCTGTGTCTGTTACGACCTGCGTTTCGTTGAGGTGGCGCGCGGCCTTTCCCTTGCGGGCGCCGACATTCTGGCCATCCCGACTGCTTGGGTTGGCGGTTTTGACCGGGTTTCGCACGATGCTTCAGGATATATTGGTCAAGCGCGCGGCGCGCTGGTCCAGGCGAATCTGGATCAGTTGCCGATGATCTGCGCCAGCCAGAGTGGCGGCGATCAGGGCCTGCGGCTACTGGGCTCGTCGCTAATCGCCGATGCACATGGCACCTGCGTTGGCGGGCCGATGGGCCGGGACGATACCGGCAGCTTGCGCGCGACATTCGATATCGCCGAGATCCGCGCAGCTAGGGTGCGCTCGCCGCTGGTGCGGCCGCGGGAGGATCGACGGACGGACGTGTATGGCCTGACGATTGGAAGCCGACGGCTCTAG
- a CDS encoding cupin domain-containing protein translates to MSIRVFHRDRPSLRLPLISKDARFIVWPGVGAWNANVNYVVLQPGEANVPHIHPVSEDTIFILEGEGTAVDHTNGVSLPFHAGCIVHVPVGVKHSVHADKGRRIISVGGPAPADVPLLRMVKALSADCEVPASFCVDLPE, encoded by the coding sequence ATGAGCATTCGTGTCTTTCATCGCGACCGGCCATCGCTGCGACTGCCCCTGATCTCCAAGGACGCGCGATTCATTGTCTGGCCTGGCGTCGGAGCGTGGAATGCAAACGTGAACTACGTCGTACTGCAGCCGGGTGAGGCAAACGTGCCGCATATCCACCCGGTTTCCGAGGACACGATCTTCATTCTCGAAGGCGAAGGAACCGCGGTGGATCACACCAACGGGGTGTCCCTGCCGTTCCACGCCGGCTGCATCGTCCACGTGCCTGTAGGGGTGAAGCATTCCGTCCATGCCGACAAGGGGAGGCGGATCATCTCGGTCGGCGGCCCCGCACCCGCCGATGTGCCACTGCTGCGCATGGTCAAGGCTCTGAGCGCGGATTGCGAGGTACCCGCCAGCTTCTGTGTGGATCTGCCCGAATGA
- a CDS encoding BMP family ABC transporter substrate-binding protein, whose translation MLNSRMLCGACLLGAGIATIQATTANAADDTPVKIGLIMEARPEVEPWSLAWHDSVEAMKAQDSSLSVVETYDAYDATRSEPVIRQLIDTGGNVIALSTFVLTDVAKVLATDYPEVPMVLTSFNVIQQPNLSSATASYLEIGYATCWLLAKLSDDGRVGYIGAQKAPFEVESYEGCQLGAKAANPAAEVTLVNSNSFVDPQANREQTQSLVDKGITEIFLGSGTEDAVGGLRLCETVGAHCATWGGDGRKWAPTASVLTVVLDWSVVLDDLVKQARSGQLEAKQWDLTFGNGGLKVTDFSATDAVSDELASEFNEIVAGLGSLAIELPESKVHPGVR comes from the coding sequence ATGCTGAACTCACGGATGCTTTGTGGCGCCTGTCTGTTGGGGGCCGGAATCGCCACCATCCAGGCGACGACTGCCAATGCGGCTGACGACACGCCGGTGAAGATCGGGCTGATTATGGAGGCCAGGCCCGAGGTCGAGCCGTGGAGCCTTGCTTGGCATGACTCCGTCGAGGCGATGAAGGCGCAGGATTCCAGCCTGTCGGTTGTCGAAACCTACGATGCGTATGATGCGACGCGCTCCGAGCCTGTCATCCGGCAATTGATTGACACGGGTGGAAATGTCATAGCCCTGTCGACGTTCGTGCTGACGGACGTGGCGAAGGTCTTGGCCACAGACTACCCGGAGGTGCCTATGGTTTTAACCTCATTCAACGTCATTCAGCAACCGAACCTGTCATCTGCAACGGCAAGCTATCTGGAGATCGGCTATGCCACCTGCTGGCTGCTGGCAAAGCTGTCGGATGACGGCCGTGTCGGGTATATCGGCGCGCAGAAAGCACCATTCGAGGTTGAGTCCTACGAGGGCTGCCAGCTTGGCGCGAAGGCCGCAAACCCCGCTGCCGAGGTTACTCTGGTCAACAGCAACAGTTTTGTCGATCCGCAGGCCAACCGCGAGCAGACCCAGAGCTTGGTAGACAAGGGAATCACCGAGATATTCCTGGGCTCCGGCACGGAAGATGCCGTCGGTGGGCTGCGTCTTTGCGAAACGGTCGGTGCGCACTGCGCGACCTGGGGCGGGGATGGGCGCAAGTGGGCGCCGACCGCCAGCGTCCTCACTGTGGTACTCGACTGGAGCGTGGTGCTTGACGATCTGGTGAAGCAGGCTCGCAGCGGCCAGTTGGAGGCGAAACAGTGGGATCTCACATTCGGTAACGGCGGCCTAAAAGTCACGGACTTTTCGGCCACCGATGCGGTTAGCGACGAACTCGCTTCCGAATTCAATGAAATCGTTGCCGGACTCGGTTCTTTGGCAATCGAGCTTCCCGAAAGCAAGGTGCACCCCGGTGTCCGTTAA
- a CDS encoding ABC transporter ATP-binding protein, with amino-acid sequence MASGAERVALTSVTKAFGDIVAIRSASLSVNYGEVHALIGENGAGKSTLMRILAGHMAADQGSLVFEGKSTPINRRILGHRAGVGFVEQEGGLIEELTGAENFVLAQGKGLIADRRGAISMIQSLARRFGGEIDLNVPIYSLPMGQRQRLEILIVLALGANVLILDEPTASLAEEDSRTLSQIIRTFVGDGGSVIYISHKLHEVKEIADRITVMRRGEVVGCHDARSVTVNQLATEMVGDITPLDRRADRKGAQIASDELLDVALGAHPSVHHRESARAACVLESVSARSPYKSEANLADVSLNVNAGEIVGIAGVVGSGQTVLAEVLAGILMHTGGTVHRPSGAIAYVPENRHRDAVALHMSIRDNLMVHLHSKPEYASGLWPRRGAMNTKAGQMLLSSRVVGARIEAPVASLSGGNQQKLVLGRELEQNPSLVVAHNPFRGLDVRAIRDVKDALIGACDAGAGVIMISSDLDEILQLADRVVVLFSGRVMGSVVIDSGDLDAIGKMMGGISQ; translated from the coding sequence ATGGCATCTGGAGCGGAGCGGGTTGCGCTGACATCGGTAACCAAGGCTTTTGGTGATATCGTCGCAATCCGGAGTGCGAGCCTGTCGGTCAACTATGGCGAGGTGCACGCCCTGATTGGGGAAAACGGTGCCGGCAAATCGACCCTGATGCGGATCCTCGCAGGGCATATGGCGGCGGATCAGGGAAGTCTGGTTTTCGAGGGTAAGTCGACGCCAATCAACAGGCGAATATTGGGACATCGCGCCGGCGTCGGTTTCGTCGAGCAGGAAGGCGGTCTGATCGAGGAACTTACCGGGGCTGAGAATTTTGTACTTGCTCAAGGCAAGGGCCTGATTGCCGACCGACGGGGCGCGATCTCTATGATCCAGAGCCTTGCGCGGCGGTTCGGCGGTGAAATCGACCTGAATGTACCCATCTACAGCCTGCCTATGGGGCAACGTCAGAGGCTGGAAATCCTCATCGTCCTGGCGCTTGGTGCCAATGTGCTGATCCTGGACGAACCGACCGCATCCTTGGCAGAGGAAGATTCACGGACCCTCAGCCAGATCATCCGCACCTTCGTGGGCGATGGCGGATCAGTAATCTACATCAGCCACAAACTGCATGAGGTCAAGGAAATCGCCGACAGGATCACGGTCATGCGCCGGGGTGAGGTCGTCGGATGCCACGACGCCCGATCGGTGACGGTCAACCAGCTTGCCACGGAAATGGTCGGCGATATAACGCCGCTGGACCGCCGAGCGGACAGAAAAGGCGCTCAGATCGCTTCCGATGAACTCCTGGATGTTGCACTTGGTGCCCACCCCTCGGTTCATCATCGTGAATCTGCCCGCGCCGCATGCGTGCTCGAGAGCGTATCGGCGCGGTCGCCCTACAAGTCCGAAGCAAATCTGGCCGATGTGAGTCTGAACGTCAATGCTGGCGAGATTGTCGGCATCGCCGGCGTCGTCGGCAGCGGGCAGACCGTGCTTGCCGAGGTTTTGGCAGGAATTCTTATGCATACCGGTGGGACCGTCCACAGGCCGTCTGGAGCTATCGCCTACGTTCCGGAAAATCGCCATCGTGATGCCGTCGCGCTTCACATGTCTATTCGCGACAACCTGATGGTTCACCTTCATTCAAAACCGGAATACGCCTCCGGTCTATGGCCGCGCCGGGGGGCGATGAATACCAAGGCGGGCCAGATGCTGCTGTCGTCGCGGGTCGTTGGCGCGCGAATCGAAGCGCCGGTGGCCAGCCTGTCTGGTGGAAACCAGCAGAAGCTGGTTCTGGGTCGCGAGCTTGAGCAGAATCCATCGCTCGTGGTCGCGCATAACCCCTTCCGAGGCCTTGATGTCCGCGCTATTCGTGATGTCAAGGACGCGCTGATCGGCGCCTGTGATGCCGGAGCGGGCGTGATCATGATCAGCTCAGATCTGGACGAGATCCTGCAGCTGGCGGATCGCGTTGTCGTGCTTTTCTCGGGTCGCGTCATGGGCTCAGTCGTGATCGACTCCGGGGATCTCGACGCGATTGGAAAGATGATGGGCGGGATCAGTCAATGA
- a CDS encoding ABC transporter permease yields MMMGQSMRMLRVIAPITATLLLALVAICVLLIAVHVDVLLAARAFYQSTFGSLRTFGEVLVRSTPLLLIAATLLPSLRSGFYNIGAPGQVAAGGLAATFVALNMSGAPAPLALVSCAISAAVAGGLVSMLPGFLKARWTVNEIVSSLAMNFIMIAVLGYLLNGPMQSDFANLPQSDSLPANSSVPKIFDGTRAHMGVYIALMAIPLLILLDKSIIGYRLRVFYANQNLSRRANVNPGAYTIWMFVLAGTGAGLAGWMQVAAIDHRLYPGIAEPIGYAGLFVVFLGALHPVGIVLAAFALGALMHGGGSLQVGAGVSAEIVQVFLGVVLIVYAVMPRASGSSADGRK; encoded by the coding sequence ATGATGATGGGACAGTCGATGCGCATGCTTAGGGTTATCGCCCCGATCACGGCGACACTGCTTTTAGCACTTGTGGCAATCTGCGTTCTGCTGATTGCGGTGCATGTAGATGTTCTTCTTGCCGCGCGAGCGTTTTACCAGTCGACATTCGGGTCGCTACGTACCTTTGGCGAGGTCTTGGTCAGATCGACCCCGCTGCTGCTGATCGCGGCAACGCTTTTACCGTCGCTCCGATCAGGGTTCTATAACATCGGGGCTCCGGGTCAGGTCGCGGCCGGCGGGCTGGCGGCGACGTTTGTGGCTCTCAATATGTCTGGTGCTCCTGCCCCACTTGCCTTGGTGTCTTGCGCCATTTCGGCAGCTGTTGCCGGAGGGCTGGTCAGCATGCTACCCGGTTTCCTGAAGGCTCGCTGGACGGTCAATGAGATCGTCTCGAGCCTTGCCATGAATTTCATCATGATCGCCGTGCTTGGCTATCTGTTGAACGGTCCGATGCAAAGCGACTTTGCGAACCTTCCGCAGTCGGATTCGCTCCCCGCAAACAGCTCTGTTCCAAAGATTTTCGATGGAACGCGGGCGCACATGGGGGTCTACATCGCACTTATGGCGATCCCGCTGCTGATTCTGCTGGACAAGTCGATAATCGGATACCGGTTACGGGTTTTCTATGCCAATCAGAATCTGTCGCGGCGCGCCAATGTCAATCCGGGCGCCTACACGATCTGGATGTTTGTACTGGCCGGCACCGGCGCTGGACTTGCCGGATGGATGCAGGTCGCGGCCATCGACCATCGCCTTTATCCCGGTATCGCTGAGCCTATCGGCTACGCTGGTCTATTTGTGGTCTTTCTGGGTGCCCTGCATCCGGTCGGTATCGTTCTGGCGGCGTTCGCCCTTGGCGCGCTCATGCATGGGGGTGGGTCGCTGCAGGTCGGTGCCGGCGTTTCAGCCGAAATCGTGCAGGTCTTTCTAGGCGTCGTCTTGATCGTCTATGCAGTCATGCCGCGGGCGTCGGGTTCATCGGCCGATGGGCGGAAATAG
- a CDS encoding ABC transporter permease, producing MELIEAVTSSSVRLMVPLLLAMLGELISERAGILNVGLEGMMTAGAFAGFIASVTLFNIPMAICIAALAGMVVASAMAAGTVWLKGNAILVGFSLFILVPGIANFLYIQGGWTEAAPAVPILRVPVLSDIPVIGSALFAHNAFYFLAVILTAAVWFLFARTRVGLVISAVGHDPRAAESKGVSARWVQTLALLTCGAFAGISGASLSLGAVGSYVPDIIGGRGFIVIAIVILGRWTVPGAVAGGFLLAVLDAIKLSLAQQPGVPVQLLGALPWVVVIAMLIISANMRSNAPRTLVH from the coding sequence ATGGAACTAATCGAAGCCGTTACCAGCAGTTCGGTGCGCCTGATGGTACCCCTGCTCCTAGCCATGCTGGGTGAGCTCATCTCCGAGCGGGCCGGTATCCTCAATGTCGGGCTTGAAGGCATGATGACCGCCGGAGCCTTTGCAGGGTTCATCGCCTCCGTCACCCTGTTTAACATCCCCATGGCCATCTGCATCGCCGCGCTGGCCGGAATGGTGGTTGCCTCGGCAATGGCGGCTGGGACCGTCTGGCTGAAGGGCAACGCCATCCTGGTCGGATTTTCTCTGTTCATTCTTGTTCCGGGCATCGCGAATTTCCTTTATATTCAAGGTGGTTGGACAGAAGCCGCCCCGGCCGTGCCGATCCTTCGTGTTCCGGTACTGTCTGATATCCCGGTAATCGGGTCGGCACTGTTCGCGCACAATGCCTTTTATTTCCTCGCGGTCATCCTGACCGCGGCAGTCTGGTTCTTGTTTGCCAGGACGCGGGTGGGGCTAGTGATCTCGGCCGTCGGCCACGATCCGCGTGCCGCCGAAAGCAAGGGTGTTTCGGCGCGCTGGGTGCAGACGCTGGCCCTGTTGACCTGCGGCGCCTTTGCGGGCATCTCCGGTGCCTCGCTGTCGCTGGGCGCCGTTGGATCCTACGTTCCCGACATCATCGGCGGGCGCGGGTTCATTGTGATCGCCATTGTCATTCTCGGTCGCTGGACGGTCCCCGGCGCGGTGGCCGGAGGTTTCCTGCTGGCGGTTCTGGATGCGATCAAGCTGAGCCTCGCGCAGCAGCCCGGTGTTCCTGTCCAGCTTCTCGGCGCGCTGCCCTGGGTCGTTGTCATCGCGATGCTGATCATCAGTGCGAACATGCGCTCGAACGCGCCGCGCACCTTGGTCCACTAA